A section of the Streptomyces xinghaiensis S187 genome encodes:
- a CDS encoding transglycosylase family protein, with product MAAGGVHRRRLPSRILPVCLALTVGGAVAVLPFPGGGVATAAGAGVWEKVARCESGGDWDINTGNGYYGGLQFSQSTWEAYGGTAHAPRADLATRAQQISVAEAVLAGQGPGAWPVCSRRAGLTRSGGGEAAAGAGREAGAGAGSRGGNAREGKSGRDGHQARDGKAAGSTAAPRSGPTAPAAPGGSGSGSRRTAYTVAAGDTLSAIAQRLGAGGWKRLYAANRRTIGPDPDLILPGQRLVVPGGRASRSAEAPRREKPGKAARSAARRETARSGSGGDSRPGTRSRSGARKPGGSQWAPPVGAPVSTPYGARGRWWSSGRHTGVDYAVPAGTPVRAAAAGVVVSAGWSGAYGREVVIRHANGLYTQYAHLASTAVHRGRHVRVGELIAHSGSSGNTTGPHLHFEVRTSPSYGSDTDPLGPLRSGGTG from the coding sequence ATGGCCGCTGGAGGAGTTCACCGCCGTCGTCTGCCCAGCCGGATCCTGCCGGTGTGTCTCGCCCTGACGGTGGGAGGCGCCGTCGCCGTCCTGCCGTTCCCCGGAGGCGGCGTCGCCACCGCCGCCGGGGCGGGGGTGTGGGAGAAGGTCGCCCGGTGCGAGAGCGGGGGTGACTGGGACATCAACACCGGCAACGGCTACTACGGCGGGCTGCAGTTCTCGCAGAGCACCTGGGAGGCCTACGGCGGCACCGCCCACGCCCCCCGGGCCGACCTGGCCACCAGGGCCCAGCAGATCAGCGTGGCCGAGGCGGTCCTGGCCGGCCAGGGCCCGGGCGCCTGGCCGGTGTGCTCGCGGCGGGCCGGGCTGACCCGTTCCGGCGGCGGCGAGGCGGCGGCCGGAGCCGGCAGGGAGGCCGGGGCGGGCGCCGGCAGCCGCGGCGGGAACGCCCGCGAGGGCAAGAGCGGCCGGGACGGCCACCAGGCCCGGGACGGCAAGGCCGCCGGCTCCACCGCGGCTCCCCGCTCAGGCCCCACCGCCCCCGCCGCACCCGGCGGCAGCGGGTCCGGCAGCCGGCGGACCGCCTACACCGTGGCTGCGGGAGACACCCTGTCGGCCATCGCCCAGCGGCTGGGCGCCGGCGGCTGGAAGCGCCTCTACGCGGCCAACCGCCGCACCATAGGCCCCGACCCGGACCTGATCCTGCCCGGTCAGCGGCTGGTCGTCCCCGGTGGCCGGGCGAGCCGGTCGGCGGAGGCCCCGCGGCGGGAGAAGCCGGGCAAGGCGGCGCGGTCGGCCGCCCGGCGCGAGACCGCCCGCTCCGGCTCCGGAGGGGACTCCCGCCCCGGAACCCGTTCCCGTTCCGGCGCCCGGAAGCCGGGCGGCAGCCAGTGGGCGCCCCCGGTCGGCGCTCCCGTCAGCACGCCCTACGGGGCCCGGGGCCGGTGGTGGTCGAGCGGCCGTCACACGGGCGTGGACTACGCGGTCCCGGCCGGCACCCCGGTCCGTGCGGCGGCCGCGGGGGTCGTGGTGTCGGCGGGGTGGAGCGGCGCGTACGGCCGCGAAGTCGTCATCCGGCACGCCAACGGCCTCTACACGCAGTACGCGCACCTCGCCTCCACGGCCGTGCACCGCGGCCGGCACGTCCGGGTGGGCGAGCTGATCGCCCACTCCGGCTCCAGCGGCAACACCACCGGCCCGCACCTGCACTTCGAGGTGCGGACCAGCCCCTCCTACGGTTCGGACACCGACCCGCTGGGCCCGCTGCGCTCCGGCGGAACGGGCTGA
- a CDS encoding jacalin-like lectin, translating to MRRLLGTLAAGVIALTGLAVPGPAPAAAAGPSAVPGAAPAGGSFSVLTYNIAGLPLGLSDSDPAANTPLIGQRLAPYDLVNVQEDFNHHAALYAHDTHPHRTPTSGGAGLGDGLNTLSGHPFQDFERVRWKDCTGTDCLTPKGFSLARVRLAEGVHVDLYNVHTNADVTEPALAARRANIRQLSDFIRTHSAGNAVIVMGDTNTRYTRTGDTIRTLTEANGLTDAWVELVRDGAAPAPGSPALVCDKAAPTDTCEVVDKILYRSGPLVNLTATGYGNAWRRFLDAEGGHLSDHYPHSAAFGWSLPADRRAGDLFGGPHGTAFNDAGALPAAPRVRTLTLRGGARLDSVALALDDGTVLAHGGTGGTAASLTLAEGEHLTSVTLSRGRKDGRTRIFSAAFTTDAGRSLSAGAATSDSATFTAPAGWQISGFTGRAGDEIDKLGVIYTPR from the coding sequence ATGCGCAGACTGCTCGGCACCCTCGCCGCCGGTGTGATCGCCCTGACCGGCCTCGCCGTCCCCGGACCCGCCCCCGCCGCGGCGGCCGGCCCGTCCGCGGTCCCCGGCGCCGCCCCGGCCGGCGGCTCCTTCTCCGTCCTCACCTACAACATCGCCGGGTTGCCGCTCGGGCTGAGCGACAGCGACCCGGCGGCCAACACCCCGCTGATCGGGCAGCGGCTGGCGCCCTACGATCTCGTGAACGTCCAGGAGGACTTCAACCACCACGCCGCCCTCTACGCCCATGACACCCATCCCCACCGCACCCCCACCAGCGGCGGTGCCGGCCTCGGGGACGGTCTCAACACCCTCTCCGGTCACCCCTTCCAGGACTTCGAGCGGGTCCGCTGGAAGGACTGCACCGGCACCGACTGCCTCACCCCGAAGGGCTTCTCCCTCGCCCGGGTCCGGCTCGCCGAAGGGGTCCACGTGGACCTCTACAACGTCCACACCAACGCCGACGTCACCGAGCCCGCCCTCGCCGCGCGCCGGGCCAACATCCGGCAGTTGTCGGACTTCATCCGCACGCACTCCGCCGGCAACGCCGTCATCGTCATGGGTGACACCAACACCCGCTACACCCGCACCGGCGACACCATCCGCACCCTGACGGAGGCCAACGGCCTCACCGACGCCTGGGTGGAGCTGGTGCGCGACGGTGCCGCGCCCGCCCCCGGCAGCCCGGCACTGGTCTGCGACAAGGCGGCGCCCACCGACACCTGTGAAGTCGTCGACAAGATCCTCTACCGTTCCGGCCCGCTGGTGAACCTGACCGCCACCGGGTACGGCAACGCCTGGCGGCGGTTCCTCGACGCCGAGGGCGGGCATCTCTCCGACCACTACCCGCACAGCGCCGCCTTCGGCTGGTCGCTGCCCGCCGACCGCCGCGCCGGCGACCTCTTCGGCGGCCCGCACGGCACCGCCTTCAACGACGCCGGCGCGCTCCCCGCCGCGCCCCGGGTCCGTACCCTCACCCTGCGCGGCGGCGCCCGTCTGGACTCCGTCGCCCTCGCCCTCGACGACGGCACGGTCCTCGCCCACGGCGGCACCGGCGGCACCGCCGCCTCCCTCACCCTGGCCGAGGGGGAGCACCTCACCTCGGTGACGCTGTCCCGCGGCCGCAAGGACGGCCGCACCCGGATCTTCTCCGCCGCCTTCACCACCGACGCCGGCCGCAGCCTGTCCGCCGGCGCCGCCACATCGGACTCCGCCACGTTCACCGCGCCCGCCGGCTGGCAGATCAGCGGCTTCACCGGACGGGCGGGCGACGAGATCGACAAGCTCGGCGTGATCTACACACCGCGGTGA
- a CDS encoding L-threonylcarbamoyladenylate synthase gives MAKYFDVHPENPQQRTIGTVADSIRSGALIAYPTDSCFALGCQLGNRDGISRMRSIRNLDDRHHFTLVCRDFAQLSQFVRVDNDVFRAIKAATPGSYTFILPATKEVPRLLLHPKKKTVGVRIPDHVVTQALVAELGEPLLSTTLLLPDEEEPLTQGWEIKERLDHVVDAVVDSGDCGTEPTTVIDFSDGVAEIVRRGAGDTARFE, from the coding sequence ATGGCGAAGTATTTCGATGTGCATCCGGAGAACCCCCAGCAGCGCACCATCGGCACGGTGGCCGACAGCATCCGCTCCGGTGCGCTCATCGCGTACCCGACGGACTCCTGTTTCGCGCTGGGATGCCAGTTGGGCAACCGTGACGGCATCAGCCGGATGCGGTCGATCCGCAATCTCGACGACCGCCACCACTTCACCCTGGTCTGCCGGGACTTCGCGCAGCTGAGCCAGTTCGTGCGGGTCGACAACGACGTGTTCCGCGCCATCAAGGCGGCGACACCGGGCAGTTACACCTTCATCCTTCCCGCCACGAAGGAGGTGCCGCGCCTGCTGCTGCACCCGAAGAAGAAGACGGTCGGGGTCCGCATCCCCGACCACGTGGTGACGCAGGCGCTGGTCGCCGAACTCGGTGAGCCGCTGCTGTCCACCACCCTCCTCCTGCCCGACGAGGAGGAGCCGCTGACGCAGGGCTGGGAGATCAAGGAACGGCTCGACCACGTGGTGGACGCCGTGGTGGACTCCGGCGACTGCGGCACCGAACCCACCACGGTCATCGACTTCTCGGACGGCGTGGCCGAGATCGTACGCCGCGGGGCCGGCGACACCGCCCGCTTCGAGTAA